One window of Thermoplasmata archaeon genomic DNA carries:
- a CDS encoding acylphosphatase: MVFRGRVQGVWFRANTRDKATAAGLSGWVRNLPDGSVEAVFEGEEEVIQRVLAEIRSGEGMGAARVTDMKVEWSEFRGEFSEFTVRR; this comes from the coding sequence GTGGTTTTCAGAGGCCGAGTCCAGGGCGTGTGGTTCAGGGCCAACACCCGAGACAAAGCTACGGCCGCCGGCCTGAGCGGGTGGGTCCGCAATCTCCCCGACGGCTCCGTGGAGGCGGTTTTCGAGGGAGAGGAAGAAGTCATCCAGCGAGTCTTGGCCGAGATTCGATCCGGGGAGGGCATGGGCGCGGCCCGCGTGACCGACATGAAGGTCGAGTGGTCGGAGTTCAGGGGCGAGTTCAGCGAGTTCACTGTGAGAAGGTGA
- a CDS encoding flavodoxin family protein: MQGGNVWAEGRGDSTRANSHRGPRALAFSCSPRGRRGATELVLRSFIRGFEESGGVARLLNPYELNIEPCRGCFACWTRTRGRCVIDDDMARVLDGIQNADAIILATPVYHFTFSEGMKRLLERTMPLLEPRVQLSPDGRTRHRRLGPRGQWAVLIATCGLPELEVFDSLLLAFREICDMMEWNLRAVVLRTMAGLLLSKDERHRDKIEAYLQLVRSAGKKVAGGEVLESGFRAHLEAELLPREQYLEATNRFLGLSP, translated from the coding sequence ATGCAGGGCGGCAATGTGTGGGCGGAGGGGAGGGGCGACTCGACTAGGGCGAACAGCCATAGGGGCCCGAGGGCGCTGGCCTTCTCTTGTAGCCCTAGGGGCCGGAGGGGGGCGACGGAACTTGTGCTCAGGAGCTTTATCAGAGGCTTTGAAGAAAGCGGGGGGGTCGCGCGCCTCCTGAACCCCTACGAGCTCAATATCGAGCCATGCAGGGGCTGCTTCGCTTGCTGGACCCGCACACGGGGGAGGTGCGTGATTGATGACGACATGGCGCGTGTCCTTGATGGTATTCAAAATGCGGACGCCATAATCCTCGCAACCCCAGTATACCATTTCACATTCTCCGAGGGAATGAAGAGGCTTCTCGAGAGAACGATGCCCCTGCTCGAGCCTCGCGTTCAGCTCTCTCCAGACGGCCGGACCCGTCACCGCAGGCTCGGCCCCCGGGGCCAGTGGGCGGTCCTCATCGCAACCTGCGGTCTCCCCGAGCTCGAAGTATTCGATTCACTGCTACTGGCCTTCAGGGAGATTTGCGACATGATGGAGTGGAATCTGCGTGCCGTGGTCCTGAGAACAATGGCGGGGCTCCTCCTCTCCAAGGATGAGCGCCACCGCGATAAAATCGAGGCTTACCTGCAGCTCGTCAGAAGCGCGGGCAAAAAGGTTGCGGGCGGGGAGGTGCTCGAATCGGGATTCCGAGCGCATCTCGAGGCGGAACTCCTCCCCCGGGAGCAGTATCTCGAGGCCACGAACAGATTCCTGGGACTCTCTCCTTAG
- a CDS encoding TIGR00289 family protein has protein sequence MRLAGLFSGGKDSTLSIHLAGEEGHEVSALVTLASKNPESYMFHVANIHLAPLQAEAMGLPIIYRETEGEREAELGDLREALREAVERYRIEGVLSGAVASSYQKRRIDRISSELGLASLSPLWGSEARELLAEMVRRKFKVIVSAVAAEGLGPGWLGRQLDVSAIEELGELSERHRFSLAGEGGEFETLVLDAPMFKKRLEILEAEILWSGGSGVYFIKKSRLVDK, from the coding sequence GTGAGGCTCGCGGGGCTTTTCTCGGGGGGGAAGGACTCGACCTTGTCCATCCATCTCGCAGGTGAGGAGGGGCACGAGGTCTCCGCTCTGGTCACTCTAGCCTCGAAAAACCCGGAATCCTATATGTTTCATGTCGCCAACATCCATCTTGCGCCGCTCCAGGCGGAGGCGATGGGTCTCCCCATCATCTACCGTGAGACCGAGGGCGAGAGGGAGGCGGAGCTCGGGGACTTGAGGGAAGCGCTGAGAGAGGCCGTTGAGAGGTACAGAATCGAGGGCGTGCTCAGCGGGGCCGTGGCCTCCAGCTACCAGAAGAGGAGGATAGACAGGATATCCAGCGAGCTTGGATTAGCGAGCTTGAGCCCGCTCTGGGGGAGTGAAGCTCGAGAGCTTCTGGCTGAGATGGTTCGGCGGAAGTTCAAAGTTATTGTGAGCGCCGTGGCCGCGGAGGGTCTCGGCCCGGGATGGCTGGGAAGGCAACTCGACGTGTCTGCAATTGAGGAGCTGGGGGAGTTGAGCGAGAGGCACCGGTTCTCACTCGCCGGCGAGGGCGGGGAGTTCGAGACGCTCGTTCTCGACGCCCCGATGTTTAAAAAACGGCTCGAGATTCTGGAAGCCGAGATTCTTTGGAGCGGAGGAAGCGGGGTATATTTTATAAAGAAATCCAGATTGGTGGACAAATAA